The following coding sequences are from one Nicotiana tabacum cultivar K326 chromosome 1, ASM71507v2, whole genome shotgun sequence window:
- the LOC142162661 gene encoding uncharacterized protein LOC142162661: protein METETEFANECLLLNSLRRSDSQWIIKVLLIQCEVVKEFKNETNQGLRWTLIFVDEEGTKMQAILFTDQVNMWKEYLEQGSIYYIINIHINDRKPNFQSVHKEFEIVFSNNTIVKRCNNPFSTVSFSNSFVSFEEAFQCTNGTIFGNFFRFPSLDKNASCYKYMTERAILASRNEYVDQLNKMLISKFPGESKTFISFDSAKNDTNNYYQEEYLSTLTPNDLPPHRNVVRLVKRERFVLVQQDDPRMKKTILGTKRWQISGTIPHLPQNLDISSSRLKMA from the exons ATGGAAACTGAAACTGAATTTGCAAACGAATGCTTGCTACTTAATAGTTTGAGAAGATCCGACTCTCAGTGGATAATAAAAGTCTTACTTATTCAATGTGAAGtagttaaagaatttaaaaatGAAACAAATCAAGGCCTTCGATGGACTCTCATATTTGTAGATGAGGAG GGAACAAAAATGCAAGCTATACTTTTCACTGATCAAGTGAATATGTGGAAGGAATACTTAGAACAAGGCAGTATCTATTACATCATTAACATCCACATAAATGATCGCAAACCTAATTTTCAATCTGTACACAAAGAATTTGAGATTGTGTTCAGTAATAATACTATAGTCAAGAGATGCAACAACCCGTTTTCAACCGTTAGCTTCTCAAACAGTTTCGTTTCGTTCGAAGAGGCATTCCAATGCACCAATGGAACAATATTTGGTAATTTCTTTAGATTTCCGTCATTGGATAAAAATGCAAGTTGCTACAAATACATGACAGAAAGAGCTATTTTAGcaagcagaaatgaatatgttgatcaactaaataagaTGTTAATTTCCAAGTTTCCGGGCGAAAGTAAGACATTTATTAGTTTCGACTCTGCAAAGAATGATACAAACAACTATTACCAGGAAGAGTACCTAAGTACTTTAACACCAAATGACCTTCCACCACACAGAAATGTTGTCAGACtg gtcAAGCGAGAAAGATTTGTTCTTGTTCAACAAGATGATCCACGCATGAAGAAGACAATCTTGGG cacGAAGAGATGGCAAATTTCAGGGACTATACCTCACCTTCCTCAAAACTTAGATATCTCATCATCGAGACTGAAGATGGCATAG
- the LOC107817427 gene encoding omega-amidase, chloroplastic: MRIGFVFLSSTLSSSSSQIGSSISRSIVRPTPSLLLHRPFHIIPNRTTTRSNNLQFSARTTLTTSVSSMASSFMPEQARVPTALQLPSPSITKFKIGLCQLAVTSDKERNIIHARTAIEEAAEKGAKLVVLPEIWNSPYSNDSFPIYAEDIDAGSDASPSTAMLSEVARLLKITIVGGSIPERSGDKLYNTCCIFDADGKLKAKHRKIHLFDIDIPGKITFKESKMLTAGETPTVVDTEIGRIGIGICYDIRFQELAMLYAARGAHLICYPGAFNMTTGPLHWELLQRARAVDNQLYVATCSPARDAGAGYVAWGHSTLVGPFGEVLATTEHDEAIIISEIDYSQIEQRRTNLPLEKQRRGDLYQLVDVQRSSSQ; encoded by the exons TACACCCTCACTCCTGCTCCATCGTCCCTTTCACATCATTCCAAATCGTACAACCACTCGAAGCAACAATTTGCAGTTTTCAGCACGTACAACCCTTACTACATCAGTTTCTTCCATGGCTTCCTCTTTCATGCCTGAACAAGCTAGGGTTCCTACCGCTCTCCAATTGCCCTCTCCTTCCATCACAAAG tttaagattgggCTATGTCAATTAGCAGTGACATCAGATAAGGAAAGGAATATTATTCATGCTCGAACAGCAATTGAGGAGGCTGCTGAGAAGGGGGCTAAGCTTGTTGTTTTGCCT GAAATATGGAATAGTCCATATTCAAATGATAGCTTCCCAATTTATGCTGAAGACATTGATGCTGGTTCTGATGCATCTCCATCAACTGCCATGCTCTCTGAAGTAGCTCGACTTCTGAAGATCACAATAGTGGGAGGCTCTATACCTGAACGCAGTGGGGACAAGTTGTATAATACTTGCTGCATTTTCGATGCTGATGGAAAGTTGAAAGCTAAGCACAGAAAG ATACATCTTTTTGACATAGATATTCCTGGTAAAATAACCTTTAAGGAGTCAAAGATGCTTACAGCAGGAGAGACTCCAACTGTTGTGGATACAG AGATTGGCCGAATTGGTATAGGGATTTGCTACGACATTCGCTTTCAGGAATTGGCTATGCTATATGCAGCAAGAG GTGCTCACCTGATCTGTTATCCTGGGGCATTCAACATGACTACAGGACCACTGCACTGGGAGTTACTGCAAAGGGCAAG GGCAGTTGATAATCAG CTATATGTCGCAACATGTTCACCTGCTCGAGATgctggtgctggatatgtggctTGGGGGCATTCCACATTAGTTGGACCA TTCGGAGAAGTGCTGGCGACGACTGAACATGACGAGGCGATAATCATCTCGGAGATTGACTATTCACAAATTGAGCAGAGGAG GACAAACCTTCCATTAGAGAAGCAAAGGCGTGGTGATCTTTACCAGTTGGTAGATGTACAGAGGTCAAGTTCTCAGTAA